CATCGGGTTCGGCCGTCGAGTCGCTGGCAAGTGTACGAAAGGCCTCGTACTGGCTGAGGAAGACCTGGCCGGTCAGCTCCTCCAGGAAAGGCGACCGCTGCAGGCGGTCCATCACCGGCCCCTTGACCTCGGACAGATGAAAGGTGACGCCGGCATCCTTGAGACGATGGTTGATCGCCTCCAGGCTCTCAAGGGCGCTGGCATCGATCTCGTTGACCGCCGGGCACATCAAGATGAAGTGCTCGAGCTGCGGCTGGGCGGCCACCAGGTCGTAGACCTTGTCCTCCAGATAGCGGGCGTTGGCGAAATAGAGACTCTCGTCGACCCGCAGGGTTGCCACGGTCTCGCTGGTGATCACCTTGTGGCGCAACACGTTGCGGAAATGCTCGGTCCCAGGCACCTGCCCGACCACGGCGACGTGCGGCCGGCTGGTCTTGAAAAGGTAGAGGGCAACCGACAGACCGACCCCGACGACGATACCCGCCTCCACTCCGTAGACCAGCGTGAGCAGAATCGTCGCCGCCATGGCGGCGAAGTCGGCCTTGGAATAGATCCAGGTTCGCTTCAACGCACCCAAGTCGACCAGCGAGAGCACCGCGACGATGATGGTCGCGGCCAAGGTCGCCTTGGGCAGGTAGAAGAGAAGCGGCGTCAGGAAGACGGTCGCCAGGGCGATCCCGACGGCGGTGAAGGCGCCGGCCGCCGGCGTCGCGGCGCCGGCATCGAAGTTGACCACCGAGCGTGCGAAACCGCCGGTGACCGGGTAGCCGCCGGACAGGGAGGAGGCGACGTTCGAGGCGCCCAGCCCAATCAGCTCCTGATCGGGATCGATCCGCTGGCGCCGCTTGGCCGCAAGGGTCTGCGCCACGGAGACGGACTCCACGAAGCCGACGATGGAGATCAGCACCGCCGGCATCAACAGGGACTGCCAAAGCTGCAGATCGAAGAGCGGCACCGCGAAGGGCGGCAGGCCCTGGGGTACCTGGCCGACAATGGCGACGCCGGCCTGCTGAAGATCCAGGCCCGCCGTCAGGGCAACGGTCGCCGCCACGGCCAGGACCGGCCCGGCCTTCGCGATCACCTCGGCGAGACGCCGGTGGAGACCGAAGCGCAGCAGCAGTGGTTTCAGGGAGCTGCGCACCCAAAAGAGAAAGGCCAAGGCCCCGCCCCCGATCAACAGGGTCGGCAGATTGGTCTCGCCGATCCCGCGCGCCAGGCCCACCAGCAGATCGACCAGCGTATGACCGCCGCCCGCGATCCCGAGAAGGTGTTTCACCTGGCTGGTGGCGATGATCAGACCGGAGGCCGTGATGAAACCGGAGATCACCGGGTGGCTGAGAAAGTTGGCCAGGAAGCCCAGTCGGAACAGGCCCATGGCGATGAGGAAGAGACCCGACAACAGCGCCAACACGATAGCTGCGGTCAGGTAGTCGGCCGTGCCTTGAGCCGCCACCTGACCGACCGCCGCCGCCGTCATCAGCGACACCACCGCGACCGGTCCGACCGCCAAGGCTCGGCTGGTACCGAAGACTGCATAGGCGATCAGCGGCAGGATGGAGGCGTAGAGCCCGACCTCCGGCGGCAGCCCGGCCAGCAGTGCGTAGGCCAGCGACTGCGGGATCAGCATGATGGTGACGATGATCGCCGCCACCAGGTCGTTCAGGGCTGCGTCCCGACCGTAGCTTCGCCCCCACTGCAGGATCGGCAGCCAGCGGCCGACACGCGCCAGAAAAACGCCTTTGCTCACGGCGGCGCCTAGCGTCCCGATTGTTCCGAGGGAATCGGCACTTCCGGCAGACGCTCCGGCTTCACCATCCACTCGCGGCCCTTCAGCATCCCCTGCCAGTAGACCGGCGGCAGGATGCGTTCCTTCAGCAACCAGGCCAGGCGGCTGGGCTTGCGGCTGTCGATCAACCATGTGGGGAAGCTGGGCAGCAGCTTGCCGCCATAGCCGAATTCGGCCAGCACGATCTTGCCGCGCTCGACGGTCAGGGGGCAGGAACCGTAGCCGTCATAGTGGGATTGATAGCCTGTCTCGCCCATGTCGTAGAGCAGGTTCTGAGCCACGACCGGTGCCTGCTTGCGGGCCGCCGCGGCGGTCTTGGCGTTGGGCGCGTTGGTCACATCGCCCAGACCGTAGACCTTCCCGAAGGTCTTGTGCCGCAGGGTCGACTGATCGACGTCGAGCCAGCCGGCCGCGTCGGCCAGCGGACTGACCCGAACGAAGTCCGGCGCCGTCTGCGGCGGACAGACGTGCAACAGATCGAAGTCGCGTTCGACCGTCTCGCTGTTGCCGTCGTCGTCTGTCCTGGTGAACCAGGCTTTCCTGGCAGCTCCGTCCACGGCGGTCAGATTGTGCTTGAAGTTCAGCTGGGCGCCATAGCGCTCGACGTAGCTCATCAGCGGCGGCACGTACTCCTTGACGCCAAACAGCACCGCACCGGCGTTGTAGAAACCGATGTCCATGTCCTTCAGCCGGCCGGACCGCCGCCAGTGGTCCGCCGAGAGATAGAGCGCCTTCTGCGGCGCGCCGGCGCACTTGATCGGCATCGGGGGTTGCGTGAAGAGCGCGGTCCCCGAGCGAAGCTGCCGCACCAGCTCCCAGGTGTAGGGCGCGAGGTCGTAGCGGTAGTTGGAGGTCACGCCGTTCTTGCCCAGGGTCTCGACCAGTCCGTCGATGCTGTCCCAATCCAGCTTCAGGCCAGGGCAAACCACCAGACGCCCGTACTTCACCACCCGGCAGCCGTCCAGGATCACCGCGTCCTCTTGCGGTTCGAAAGCCGCGACCGCCGCCTTCAGCCAGTGCACCCCCTTGGGGATGACCGAGGCCATGGTGCGCACCGTCTCGCCGGGCCGGAAGACGCCGCCGCCGACCAGGGTCCAACCGGGCTGGTAGTAGTGGATATCGGCCGGGTCGATGATCGCCACCTCTAGGTCGTGGCGGCGCTGCAGCAGGCTGGAGGCCACCGAGATGCCGGCGGCCCCGCCGCCGACGATCACCACGTCGTAGCTGGCGTCGCCACGGTCGACCGGCGTCTTGCCGCCGTTGGCGATCCGGCGCACCACACCGGACATGTCGTAGCCCGCCGACTTGGCCCGCTGCAGGATTTCGGTCAGCTCCAGCCCGTCGGCCTGGGACAGCGACCAAAGCGTGACCGAGCGGGTACCGCTGCGGCAGTAGGCGAAGACCGGGCCCGGAAGCTCGTCCAAGGCCCGACCGAAGGCGGCGGCGTCTTCGTCGGTGACCTTGCCGCTGACGACCGGCAGGTAGCGGGCCTCGAGCCTCGCTTTCTTGGCTTCGGCCGCGATCTCTTCGAAAGTCGCCTGATCGGCGCCTTCGCCGTCGGGCCGGTTGCAGAGGATCGCGCGGTAGCCGGCGGTCGCCAGCCCCGCCACGTCGGACGGGGCAATCTGGCCGGACACGGACAGGCGCGAAGAGACGATCTTCGGCTCCATGACAGAGCTCCCTTCGGAAAAACGGCGGGCCTACAGCGCGTCGAGCGGGATCTTCAGGTAGCGGGTCCCGTTGTCCTCGGGCGGCGGCAGCGCGCCGGCGCGCATGTTCACCTGGATCGAGGGGAGGATCAGCCGCGGCATGCCCAAGGTCGCATCACGGGCGCTGCGCATTTCCACGAAGTCCGCCTCCGTCACGCCGTCGTGGACGTGGATGTTCTTGGCTCGCTCTTCCGCTACCGTGGTCTCGTTGGCGACCTCGCGGCCGCCGTTGGCGCCGTAGTCGTGGCACATGAAGAGACGCGTCTGCGGCGGTAAGGCGAGGACCCGCTTGATCGAGCGGAACAGCGTCCGGGCGTCGCCGCCGGGAAAGTCGCAGCGCGCCGTGCCGGAATCCGGCATGAAGAGCGTGTCGCCGACGAAGGCCGCATCGCCGATCACATGCACCATGCAGGCCGGAGTATGCCCTGGCGTATGCATGGCGAATGCGGTCATGCCGCCGATCTCGTAAGTGTCGCCATCCAGGAACAGGCGGTCGAACTGGCTGCCGTCATGCCGGAAATCGCTGCCGGCGTTGAAGACCTTGCCGAAGATCTCCTGCACCTGGACGATCTTCTCGCCGATGCCGATCCTGCCGCCGAGCCGGCTCTTCAAGTAGGGCGCGGCCGAAAGGTGGTCGGCATGCACATGCGTCTCGATCAGCCAGGTCACCTCGAGGCCCTGGCGCTCGACCGCGTCGGCGATCTCGTCGGCCGAGACGGTGGCCGTGCGTCCGGAGGCCGGATCGAAATCCAGCACGGAGTCCAGAATGGCGCAGGCCTTGGAGCCGGGATCCCTGACCAGATAGCTGAAGGTGTTGGTTGCCGCTTCGAAGAAGGTCGTGACCTCGGGTTTGACCGAGGTGTCGACCGGATAGGTAAGTTCCATAGCCCAGTCTCCGCCGGTTTTCGCTGATCGGACGTTTCCCCGCGGCTGCTCGAGGAGAGAAAAGCCGCAGAGGCAACCTCTACGCCAATCAGCTAAGCGGTGATTTGAGCCATATCAATATATTCGAATGTGATAATGTTTAGATTCGGCAAACAGCGTTATTCCGCCGCAGCTTTCCGTCCCGACGACTGCGGCAACTCGCCCCGAATGACGTAAGCCAGGGCCTGCACCACCTGCTCCGGCGCGCGCGCCACGGCGTTGGCGGCCGCATCCACCTCTTTCAGGGCATGATCGTGCTCCGGCGGATGCAGGGTGACGATGGGCTTGCCGAGCGCCGCCGCATAGCCGGCATCGAAAGCGGCGTTCCACTGCTTGTACTTTTCGCCGAAACGCACGACCACGACGTCGGCCTCGGCGATCAGCCTGCCGGTACGGATCGCATTGAGCTGCGCGCCCTTGCGGTCGTGCCAGACCTTGTTCTCCTCGGCCCCGAAAATGACAACGCCGCAGTCGTCGGAGTCCTCATGCACCGTCACCGGCGCCGTCAGCTCCACCGGCAGCTTGGCACGAGCGACGCCCTCGGCGATCTGCTCGCGCCAGTCGCTGTGAATCTCACCCGAGAGATAGATCTTCCAAGTCCGTCCACTCATGCGCTGTCTTCCCTAAGTCATGTCGTTCAGACGCCAGAGGTGGGGTCTGCCATGCGATTAGTCATCCCCCGGCGCGGCCTGCGGCGTGGCGCCCTGCGGTGCGGCTTGCGTCTTCGGCTCGTGACTGCGGTCGGGGAAAATCAGGCGCAGCACCACGTAGAAGACCGGCGTCAGGAAGAGTCCGAAGAAGGTGACGCCGAGCATTCCGGAGAAGACCGCCGTGCCGAGGGCTTGGCGCATCTCGGCACCCGGACCGGTCGCGATCATCATCGGTACGACGCCCAGGATGAAGGCGAAGGCCGTCATCAGGATCGGGCGCAGGCGCAGGCGGCAGGACTCGACGGCCGCATCAACGGCCGAGGCGCCCTCGGCCTGAGCCTGACGCGCGAACTCGACGATCAGGATGGCGTTCTTCGCCGCCAGGGCGACCAGCACCACCAACCCCACCTGGGTCAGGATGTTGTTGTCCATACCGCGCGTCATCACGCCGATCATCGCCGAGAGCACGGACATCGGCACGATCAGGATGATCGCCAGCGGCAACACCCAGCTCTCGTATTGCGCGGCCAG
This genomic stretch from Algihabitans albus harbors:
- a CDS encoding SulP family inorganic anion transporter produces the protein MSKGVFLARVGRWLPILQWGRSYGRDAALNDLVAAIIVTIMLIPQSLAYALLAGLPPEVGLYASILPLIAYAVFGTSRALAVGPVAVVSLMTAAAVGQVAAQGTADYLTAAIVLALLSGLFLIAMGLFRLGFLANFLSHPVISGFITASGLIIATSQVKHLLGIAGGGHTLVDLLVGLARGIGETNLPTLLIGGGALAFLFWVRSSLKPLLLRFGLHRRLAEVIAKAGPVLAVAATVALTAGLDLQQAGVAIVGQVPQGLPPFAVPLFDLQLWQSLLMPAVLISIVGFVESVSVAQTLAAKRRQRIDPDQELIGLGASNVASSLSGGYPVTGGFARSVVNFDAGAATPAAGAFTAVGIALATVFLTPLLFYLPKATLAATIIVAVLSLVDLGALKRTWIYSKADFAAMAATILLTLVYGVEAGIVVGVGLSVALYLFKTSRPHVAVVGQVPGTEHFRNVLRHKVITSETVATLRVDESLYFANARYLEDKVYDLVAAQPQLEHFILMCPAVNEIDASALESLEAINHRLKDAGVTFHLSEVKGPVMDRLQRSPFLEELTGQVFLSQYEAFRTLASDSTAEPDAASQAAK
- a CDS encoding bifunctional protein tyrosine phosphatase family protein/NAD(P)/FAD-dependent oxidoreductase translates to MEPKIVSSRLSVSGQIAPSDVAGLATAGYRAILCNRPDGEGADQATFEEIAAEAKKARLEARYLPVVSGKVTDEDAAAFGRALDELPGPVFAYCRSGTRSVTLWSLSQADGLELTEILQRAKSAGYDMSGVVRRIANGGKTPVDRGDASYDVVIVGGGAAGISVASSLLQRRHDLEVAIIDPADIHYYQPGWTLVGGGVFRPGETVRTMASVIPKGVHWLKAAVAAFEPQEDAVILDGCRVVKYGRLVVCPGLKLDWDSIDGLVETLGKNGVTSNYRYDLAPYTWELVRQLRSGTALFTQPPMPIKCAGAPQKALYLSADHWRRSGRLKDMDIGFYNAGAVLFGVKEYVPPLMSYVERYGAQLNFKHNLTAVDGAARKAWFTRTDDDGNSETVERDFDLLHVCPPQTAPDFVRVSPLADAAGWLDVDQSTLRHKTFGKVYGLGDVTNAPNAKTAAAARKQAPVVAQNLLYDMGETGYQSHYDGYGSCPLTVERGKIVLAEFGYGGKLLPSFPTWLIDSRKPSRLAWLLKERILPPVYWQGMLKGREWMVKPERLPEVPIPSEQSGR
- a CDS encoding MBL fold metallo-hydrolase — encoded protein: MELTYPVDTSVKPEVTTFFEAATNTFSYLVRDPGSKACAILDSVLDFDPASGRTATVSADEIADAVERQGLEVTWLIETHVHADHLSAAPYLKSRLGGRIGIGEKIVQVQEIFGKVFNAGSDFRHDGSQFDRLFLDGDTYEIGGMTAFAMHTPGHTPACMVHVIGDAAFVGDTLFMPDSGTARCDFPGGDARTLFRSIKRVLALPPQTRLFMCHDYGANGGREVANETTVAEERAKNIHVHDGVTEADFVEMRSARDATLGMPRLILPSIQVNMRAGALPPPEDNGTRYLKIPLDAL
- a CDS encoding YtoQ family protein, which produces MSGRTWKIYLSGEIHSDWREQIAEGVARAKLPVELTAPVTVHEDSDDCGVVIFGAEENKVWHDRKGAQLNAIRTGRLIAEADVVVVRFGEKYKQWNAAFDAGYAAALGKPIVTLHPPEHDHALKEVDAAANAVARAPEQVVQALAYVIRGELPQSSGRKAAAE